The genomic window TTGGCCAGAGCTAAGAGAACTTAAAAAAAAGGATTTAGCAGCTGCGAGAGACCGATTAATTGAAAAAATGGCAGAGTATCAAGGGTATTCTGGATATAGAGTCATAGTCGTTTTTGACGCTCATTATGTAAAGGGTACCGAAAAGAAATTTAAGGATTCAAAGGTTGAAGTTATTTTTACACGGACAAATGAGACGGCTGATGAAAGAATTGAGAAGCTTGCCATCAGCCTAAGCAATATCAAAACCCAAGTTCATGTTGCAACCTCCGACTATACAGAGCAATGGGCGATTTTTGGACAAGGTGCACTGCGAAAGTCTTCGAGAGAATTATTAAATGAAATGAATACGATTGAAAGTAAAATAGAAAAAAAGGTGAAGAAGATTCAGGAAAAACAGCCATTCTCTAGAATTCCGCTTAGCAAGGAAATGGCAGAAATTTTTGAAAAGTGGCGCAGAGGAGACCAATGAGTGGTTGACGCTGGAAAAATTCTTACTGTATAATATTTCTATCTATGCTTGGTACGGTCGGGGGGATCTTAGTGGATACTGACTTGAAAACAATCGATGAGAATAATTTAGGGTATACGCAGCTTGAAGATGAAGAATTGATTGATTTAGTGCATAAAGGCGAGAGTGAAGCGTTAGATTATCTGATTCATAAGTATCGCAATTTTGTGCGTGCCAAAGCAAGGTCATATTTTTTAATTGGCGCAGATAAGGAAGATATTGTTCAAGAAGGAATGATTGGTTTATACAAGGCTATTCGTGATTTTAAAGAGGACAAGCTATCTTCGTTTAAAGCGTTTGCAGAGCTGTGCATTACTAGACAAATTATTACAGCTATTAAAACCGCCACAAGGCAGAAGCATATTCCGCTGAACTCATACGTGTCATTGGACAAGCCGATTTATGATGAGGAGTCAGATCGGACGTTAATGGACGTTATTTCGGGTGCAAAGGTAATGGATCCAGAGGAATTAATTATTAATCAGGAAGAGTTTGATCATATAGAGGTCAAAATGTCCGAATTGCTCAGTGATCTTGAAAGAAAAGTACTTTCCCTTTATTTGGATGGACAATCTTATCAAGAGATTTCTGAAGAATTAAACCGTCATGTGAAGTCAATCGATAACGCTCTGCAAAGGGTGAAACGAAAGCTTGAGCGGTATTTGGAGATACGAGAAATTACTTTATAGAGCGGGTGAGAACAAGCAGATCACTCTTTCTTTCGCTTTCCCTGTTATTGACATCGTTTATGGTCCGTGATAAAGTTTTAAGGACGTAATTGTATTTTAGTAGGTGGAATGATGAGAAAAAAAGTAGTACTAGCTTGTAAAGAGTGCGGGTCCAGAAATTATTCAACGATGAATAATAAAGACTCCGAGCGCCTGGAGCTTAAGAAGTATTGCAAAACATGCAGCAATCATACTATTCATAGAGAGACAAAGTAAGGTTATTATATACGAATTTTATATATGTATTTTTCTAAATTTCATAAACTCTTATTCACTAGAATAATCGTAATTTGATTATTTAGTTTGGTTAAATACATTATGAAATTTACTTAGATTATAAGTAAGTTGGGGGTTACAATATGCAGCGCATCTTGAATTTTTTCCGCGATATTGGACGTGAAATGAAAAAGGTTAGTTGGCCAAAGCGAAAAGAAATGACTGGCTATACTGTAACAGTCCTAGCCACTGTTGCGTTTTTTGCAGTGTTCTTCGCTGTGGTTGACTTAGGTATTTCTGAATTGATTCGATTAATTCTTGAATAACCCCTGTATATCCATGGTATAATGGTGAATAGCACAGGAAACATCTGCAAAGCCCGGTAACGGGTTTTTTATTTGGTTAAAAATATGTTTTCAAATCGTAAAAAGGGAAACATTCTTCAAGTTTTAGTCAGTTTTTTACGAAAATAGTCAAAACTATTTTAATGATACAGGGAGGGAAGGACGATTTAGTCCCCTTGAATGGAAAAGAATTGGTATGTTGTTCATACGTACTCGGGTTATGAAAATAAAGTAAAGGCAAACCTGGAGAAACGTGTAGAATCTATGGGAATGCAAGATAAAATCTTTCGGGTTATTGTGCCGGAAGAAGAAGAAACTGATTTCAAAAACGGCAAAAAGAAAGTAGTAAAGCGTAAAGTTTTCCCAGGATATGTGCTCGTAGAAATTGTGATGACAGATGACTCATGGTATGTAGTTCGGAATACACCAGGTGTTACGGGCTTTGTCGGGTCAGCTGGTCACGGCTCTAAGCCGACACCGCTATTGCCTGAAGAAGTTAATGTAATCTTGAAGCGTATGGGTGTTGAAGAAAGACGAGTAGAAATTAACTTTGAAATAGGAGAAATGGTCCAAGTGAAAGAGGGGCCATTCGCCAACTTTACAGGATCAATTGAAGATATTGACAGAGACAAAGCGAAAATTAAAGTCCTTGTTAATATGTTTGGCCGGGATACACCGGTTGAACTAGATTTTTCTCAAATTGAGAAACTATAACGAAATGCGGAGAGCGCCCGGTTAAAGGAACGCAGACTAAGAGCGCCACGTCCTGTGGCAACGTCTGCATGACCCGCATCCTGCAGGCCTCAAGCATTAGACGAGCCTGCATGAAGGTTGTACTTTAATCTTCTTGCCGGATTGGCTTATGACCTCGATCCGATGGCGCTCAGAGCTAGACAGCTCTCTAACTTCAAAAAGGTATCCTTTCTATTTTTACAAAAAAACTTGAAATTAGCTTTGAAAAGTGGTAATATTTCAAAGGTCAGTATGTCTCAGGTTCAGAGACCGGACTATTGTTTGTTCTTTATCTTGATATAAAGACTATAAGTTGAGTGGGAGGGGACCCTAACAGTCACTAAGGCCCCAATTACCACATCACGGACTTTAAGGAGGTGTGTCTCGTGGCTAAAAAAGTAATCAAAATTGTAAAATTACAAATTCCAGCAGGTAAAGCTAACCCTGCACCGCCAGTTGGACCTGCACTAGGTCAAGCGGGTGTTAATATCATGGGATTCTGTAAGGAGTTTAACGCACGTACAGCTGAACAAGCTGGCCTAATCATTCCTGTTGAAATTACGGTTTTTGAAGACCGTTCATTTACATTTATTACGAAAACTCCTCCTGCTGCCGTTCTTTTAAAAGTAGCAGCTGGAATCCAGTCTGGTTCTGGTGAACCAAACCGTAATAAAGTAGCAACAGTCAAGCGTGACAAGGTACGCGAGATTGCTGAAACAAAAATGCCTGACCTAAACGCTGCTAGCGTAGAAGCTGCAATGCTTATGGTTGAAGGTACTGCACGCAGCATGGGTATCGTTATCGAAGATTAATCCATGCTTAAAGTATTAGGCAGTTCAATGGGGTTGCGTTGCTGAGCTTAGTTTCACACGCAACCTTTGTTCTGTCTAAGACTTTTGTTTTTCTAAGTGGGAGGATATTCCGCTAAAACCACAATTTTAGGAGGAAATAAAAATGGCTAAAAAAGGCAAAAAGTTTTTAGAAGCTGCAAAGCTTGTAGACCGTATGAAGGCTTATCCAATCGAAGAAGCAATTGATCTTGCAAAGAAAACAAACTTTACTAAGTTTGATGCGACTGTAGAAGTTGCTTTCCGTTTAGGGATTGACCCTAAGAAAGCTGACCAGAATATTCGTGGAGCAGTTGTGCTTCCAAACGGTACTGGTAAAACTCAACGCGTTTTAGTATTCGCAAAGGGTGAAAAAGCGAAGGAAGCAGAAGCTGCTGGAGCGGATTATGTTGGCGATGCAGACTACATCAACAAAATCAGCCAAGGCTGGTTCGAATTTGATGTAATCGTTGCGACACCTGACATGATGGGTGAAGTTGGTAAGCTTGGTCGTGTATTAGGACCAAAAGGCTTAATGCCAAATCCTAAAACTGGTACAGTTACATTTGATGTGGAGAAGGCTGTTAACGAAATTAAAGCAGGTAAAGTAGAATACCGCACTGATAAAGCTGGTAACATCCACGTTCCTATCGGTAAAGTTTCTTTCGAAAACGAAAAGCTTATCGAAAACTTCAACACAATTTTCGAAACAATGCTTAAAGTTAAACCATCTGCTGCAAAAGGTACTTACATGAAGAACGTATCTGTTACTTCAACAATGGGACCTGGCGTTAAAGTAGATCCTTCAACTGTTACAGTTAAGTAATTATTGGAAATAAACTTATAAGATTGACAAACAAAACTACATTTAGTAATATGTATTTTGTTGTTAAAATATATTACCATTTGTACCGTAGACAGCAGGTGCTTCTTGCTTAATATCCTGCCGAGGTCATACGATAGATTATTGTTTTCCCTATTGTATACTCCCTCCATGTCTGCTTGATGTGGAGGTTTTTTATTGAACGGTATAAGTGCAGAAATTTCTACAGGAGGTGTAAAGATGAGCAGCGCTATCGAACAAAAGAAACAAACTGTCGAAGAAATTGCTGACAAACTAAAGGCTAGTGTATCAACAGTTGTTGTTGACTACCGCGGTCTAACTGTTGCTCAAGTAACTGAACTTCGTAAACAGCTTCGTGAAGCTGGTGTTGAATTCAAAGTATACAAAAATACTTTAACACGCCGTGCTGCAGAAGTTGCTGAACTAACTGCTTTAAACGAAGTATTAACTGGTCCGAATGCTGTTGCATTCAGTAGTGAAGATGTAATTGCTCCAGCAAAAATCATCAATGATTTTGCTAAAAAGAATGACGCACTTGAAATTAAAGCTGGTGTCATTGAAGGAAACGTTGCAACTGCAGAAGAAATTAAGGCTCTTGCAGAACTACCATCTCGCGAAGGCTTACTATCTATGCTACTCAGCGTGCTTCAAGCACCTATCCGCAATCTTGCTCTTGCTGCAAAAGCTGTTGCAGATCAAAAAGAAGAACAAGGCGCGTAAGTTGAATTTTTTAACGATTAATACATCGGTTTAAACCAAATATAAGGAGGAAACATTATCATGACTAAAGAACAAATCATTGAAGCAGTAAAATCTATGACTGTTTTAGAATTAAACGACTTAGTAAAAGCTATTGAAGAAGAATTTGGTGTAACTGCTGCGGCTCCTGTAGCTGTTATGGGTGGCGCTGCTGGTGCTGCTGTTGAAGAAAAAACTGATTTTGATGTAATCCTTGCTTCTGCAGGCGATCAAAAAATCAAAGTTATCAAAGTTGTTCGTGAAATCACAGGTCTTGGACTTAAAGAAGCAAAAGAACTTGTTGACAACACTCCTAAAGCAATCAAAGAAGGCGCTTCTAAAGAAGAAGCTGAAGAAATCAAAGCTAAACTTGAAGAAGTTGGAGCTGGCGTTGAAGTTAAGTAATATAAAAAGAAAAAAGCCCGCTGTATAGCGGGCTTTTTTTAACCTCTCATTATTTCTGCAACCAAGTCCCCATTGGAGGTGATGATATCATGTCAGAACATTATTATTCCAAAACGCAAAGTACAGAAAGCAATCCTAAATATTGGAACTTTACTTTAAAGGGTCATCCATTCCGTTTTAAGACAGATAATGGAGTATTCTCAAAAAGTGAAGTTGACTTTGGATCAAGGCTGCTAATTGAAACGTTTGAACAGCCAGCAATTGAAGGAAACATTTTGGATGTTGGCTGCGGATACGGACCGATTGGACTTTCAGCAGCAAAGCTAATGGAAGACCGGCTTGTCCACATGGTAGATGTCAATTCAAGGGCGTTAGCTCTCGCGCGTGAAAACGCAGAGTTAAATAAAGTTAAAAATGTATGTATTTATGAAAGTGATCGACTTGAAAATGTAAAGGATGACAAATTTGCGGCAATATTAACGAATCCTCCAATTCGGGCGGGCAAAAAAGTTGTCCAAGATATTTTTGAGCAAAGCTATCAAAAATTACAGAAAGGCGGAGACCTCTGGGTAGTGATACAGAAAAAACAGGGAGCCCCGTCAGCAATTGAAAAGCTATCAGAATTTTTTAGTGAAGTAGAAACGGTAGAAAAGAAAAAAGGCTATTATATTTTGCGGGCAAAAAAAGATTGACTTGACTTTTTGCGTATGTTAGCATTATATAATGCCAACATAATATATTCCGATTATTTACTAAAATGCACAAAAGTTGTATAAATTTGGTTCTTAATGGGAAAGATAACAAAATAATTGTCGTAATGTGAAAATGTGGTTTTTTGAACTAAAAACCCTTTTTCTTTTTGTCTTGGCTGAATTAGTGATTGTTGTTGATTTAGCCATATGTGCGCATGTGACCGGTTCAATTCGGGACGAAAACATTCGAAATCATGTGCGTAATGGCGATTTGTAAGTCAACAAAATTAATTAATATAGCTTTTGTCTTAAGATAGGACAGTTGTTCTATTTGAGAATATTATTGCCATTAAGCTTGATTTGAGGGGTGAATCAGTTGATAGGTCAACTTGTTCAGTATGGACGACACCGCCAACGTAGGAGTTACGCGCGAATCAGTGAAGTTTTAGAATTACCAAATCTAATCGAAATCCAAACCTCTTCTTATCAATGGTTTCTTGATGAGGGTTTACGTGAAATGTTCCAGGACATTTCGCCGATTGAAGACTTTACTGGTAATTTATCGCTTGAATTTATTGATTACAGCCTTGGCGATCCAAAGTATTCCGTTGAGGAATCGAAAGAACGAGATGTTACATACTCTGCACCATTACGTGTAAAGGTACGTCTTGTAAACAAAGAAACAGGCGAAGTTAAAGACCAGGATGTCTTTATGGGTGACTTCCCGCTTATGACTGAAACAGGTACATTCGTGATCAATGGAGCGGAACGTGTAATCGTTTCTCAATTAGTTCGTTCACCGAGTGTATACTATAGTGGAAAATTAGATAAAAACGGGAAAAAAGGCTTTACGGCAACTGTAATCCCGAACCGCGGCGCTTGGCTTGAGTATGAAACAGATGCCAAGGATGTCGTGTACGTTAGAATAGATCGTACTCGGAAACTGCCCGTTACGGTTCTTTTGCGTGCCCTTGGGTTCGGTTCTGATCAAGAAATCATTGATTTGATTGGAGACAATGAATACATTCGCAACACGTTAGAGAAAGACAATACAGAAGGTACAGATAAGGCGTTATTAGAAATTTACGAACGCCTCCGTCCTGGTGAACCTCCAACTGTAGACAATGCGAAAAGCTTATTAGTTTCAAGGTTTTTTGACCCTAAGCGTTATGATTTAGCAAACGTAGGAAGATACAAAATTAATAAAAAGCTTCATATTAAAAATAGATTGTTCGGACAAAAATTAGCTGAAACGCTAGTAGATCCGGAAACAGGTGAAATTATTGCTGAAAAAGGGGTAACTCTTGATAGGCGTACACTTGATCGCATTCTGCCAAACCTTGAGAAGAACATCGGCTTCAAGACTGTCAGCCTTGTAGGTGGAGTTTTAGAAGAGGATATTACACTTCAGTCTATTAAAATTTATGCGCCTAATGAAGATGGCGATAAGGCTATTAATGTAATTGGGAATGCGTATGTGGAAGAGGCTGTTAAGAATATTTCGCCATCGGATATTATTGCTTCTATCAGCTACTTCTTTAACCTACTGCACTCTGTGGGAGATACTGACGATATTGACCATCTTGGAAATCGCCGTCTGCGCTCTGTTGGTGAGCTCTTGCAAAACCAATTCCGTATTGGCCTTTCCAGAATGGAACGCGTTGTTCGTGAAAGAATGTCCATTCAGGACACAAACACAATCACTCCGCAGCAATTAATCAATATTCGCCCTGTGATTGCATCTATTAAAGAGTTCTTTGGAAGTTCACAGCTATCTCAATTCATGGATCAAACGAATCCTCTTGCAGAATTAACACATAAACGTCGTTTATCTGCATTGGGACCTGGTGGATTAACGCGTGAACGTGCTGGTTTTGAAGTGCGTGACGTTCACTATTCCCACTATGGCCGTATGTGTCCGATTGAGACTCCTGAGGGACCAAATATTGGACTAATTAACTCATTATCATCCTTTGCGAAGGTAAATCGATTCGGATTTATCGAAACACCTTATCGCCGTGTTGACCCTGAAACGGGCAAAGTAACAGACCGTATTGACTACTTAACGGCTGATGAAGAGGATAACTATGTAGTGGCTCAGGCAAATGTGCTTCTTGCTGATGACGGCTCCTTCCTTGAAGAGGAAGTTGTTGCCCGTTTCAAAGGTGAAAACACAGTTGTCCCTCGTGATCGAGTTGACTACATGGACGTTTCACCGAAGCAGGTTGTATCCGCCGCGACTGCGTGTATACCGTTCCTTGAAAATGATGACTCCAACCGTGCGCTAATGGGTGCAAATATGCAGCGTCAAGCTGTACCATTGATGCAGCCGGAAGCTCCAAGAGTGGGTACAGGGATGGAATATGTATCAGGAAAAGATTCGGGTGCTGCAGTTATTTGTAAGCATGAAGGAATCGTTGAACATGTTGAAGCCCGTGAAGTATGGGTTCGCAGAATTGTTAATGTAGATGGCCAAGAAGTAAAAGGCGATCTTGATAAATATAGAATGCTGAAATTCATCCGTTCTAACCAAGGAACTTGCTACAACCAACGCCCAATTGTTGCTGTAGGCAACCGTGTTACAAAGGGTGAAATTTTAGCAGATGGTCCATCTATGGAGCTTGGAGAACTAGCGCTTGGACGTAATGTTCTAGTTGCCTTCATGACGTGGGATGGATATAACTATGAGGATGCTATCATCATGAGTGAGCGTCTCGTGAAAGATGATGTTTATACCTCTATCCATATTGAAGAGTATGAATCTGAATCTCGTGATACGAAGCTTGGTCCTGAAGAAATTACTCGTGATATTCCAAACGTTGGGGAGGATGCTCTTCGCAATCTGGATGAAAGAGGAATTATTCGTACAGGTGCTGAGGTTAAGGATGGCGATCTTCTAGTAGGTAAGGTAACGCCTAAGGGTGTAACGGAGCTTACTGCGGAAGAAAGATTATTACATGCTATCTTTGGTGAAAAGGCTCGTGAAGTACGTGATACTTCCCTTCGTGTTCCACACGGCGGTGGAGGAATCGTTCTGGATGTTAAAGTCTTTAATCGAGAGGATGGAGATGAGCTGCCTCCGGGTGTAAATCAGCTTGTTCGTGTGTACATTGTTCAAAAGCGTAAAATCTCTGAAGGGGATAAGATGGCTGGACGACATGGTAACAAAGGGGTTATCTCGCGTATTTTACCAGAAGAAGATATGCCTTATATGCCAGACGGAACACCAGTTGACATTATGTTAAACCCATTAGGGGTACCATCACGTATGAACATTGGACAGGTGCTTGAGCTTCATCTTGGAATGGCTGCGAGATCTCTAGGTATTCACGTAGCATCACCTGTATTCGATGGTGCTACTGAAGAAGATGTTTGGTCTACGATTGAAGAAGCTGGAATGGCTCGTGACGCGAAAACAGTTCTTTATGACGGACGTTCCGGAGAGCCGTTTGACAACCGCGTATCTGTTGGTGTCATGTATATGATCAAGCTTGCACACATGGTTGACGACAAACTTCATGCTCGTTCGACAGGTCCATACTCTCTTGTTACACAGCAGCCGTTGGGCGGTAAAGCTCAATTCGGCGGACAGCGTTTCGGAGAGATGGAAGTATGGGCGCTTGAAGCGTATGGCGCTGCTTATACATTGCAGGAAATCTTAACGGTTAAATCGGATGATGTTGTAGGACGTGTGAAAACGTATGAAGCTATCGTCAAAGGTGAAAACGTTCCAGAGCCTGGTGTACCTGAGTCATTTAAAGTATTAATTAAAGAACTTCAGAGCCTGGGTATGGATGTTAAGATTCTTTCAGGCGATGAGGAAGAAATTGAAATGCGTGATATGGAGGATGAAGAGGATCTGCAGCAAGCTGAATCCTTCACAATTGCTCCTGAACCGCAAAACTCAGAAGCCGAAGAAGTTGTTACAAAAGAGTAGGTTACGGATAAAATTTAATATTAGTTCACAGCCTTCGCTTATTTAAGCGGGGCTGGAACATTAAAATTGCACCCCAATTGCTTTTTATGGGCAAAATGGGCATAGCCCGGAGATAAAAAGGGAGGTAGGCCCCTTGCTAGATGTAAACAATTTTGAGTATATGAAAATCGGTCTTGCTTCACCAGATAAGATCCGTTCATGGTCACATGGTGAGGTAAAAAAGCCTGAAACGATCAACTATCGTACGTTAAAACCAGAAAAAGACGGTTTATTCTGTGAGCGTATTTTCGGACCAACAAAGGACTGGGAATGTCATTGCGGAAAATATAAACGTGTACGCTATAAAGGTGTAGTCTGTGACCGATGCGGCGTTGAAGTAACGCGTGCAAAGGTACGTCGAGAAAGAATGGGTCATATTGAGCTAGCTGCTCCTGTTTCCCACATCTGGTATTTCAAAGGAATCCCAAGCAGAATGGGACTTGTTCTTGATATGTCTCCTCGTGCGCTGGAAGAAGTCATTTACTTTGCGTCTTACGTAGTGACTGATGCGGGCGACACAGCCCTTGAAAGAAAGCAATTGCTTTCAGAAAAGGAATACCGGGCATATCGTGAAAAATACGGCAATAAGTTTCAAGCTTCGATGGGTGCTGAGTCCATTAAAAAGCTTCTTTCTGATATTGATTTAAATAAAGAAGTTGATATTTTAAAAGATGAACTTAGAACCGCACAAGGACAGCGAAGAACACGTGCGATTAAGCGTTTAGAAGTACTGGAGGCTTTCCGTGGTTCAGGCAATGAGCCTTCTTGGATGATCCTTGATGTGCTCCCTGTTATCCCACCGGAGCTCCGCCCGATGGTTCAGCTTGATGGCGGCCGTTTCGCAACATCTGACCTAAATGATTTATACCGCCGTGTGATTAATAGAAATAATCGTCTAAAGCGCTTATTGGATCTTGGTGCGCCTAGTATCATTGTTCAAAACGAAAAGCGCATGCTTCAAGAAGCTGTGGATGCATTAATTGATAATGGCCGTCGCGGCAGACCTGTTACAGGGCCTGGTAACCGTCCATTAAAATCACTATCCCACATGTTAAAAGGTAAGCAAGGACGCTTCCGTCAAAACCTATTAGGGAAACGTGTTGACTACTCTGGCCGTTCGGTTATCGTTGTTGGACCTAACTTAAAGATGTATCAGTGCGGACTTCCGAAAGAAATGGCATTAGAGCTTTTCAAGCCATTCGTTATGAAAGAGTTAGTCGAGAAGGGCTTATCTCATAATATTAAATCGGCCAAACGCAAAATTGAACGTGTTCAGCCAGAGGTTTGGGATGTTTTAGAAAGTGTTATTAAAGAACATCCAGTTCTTCTTAACCGTGCCCCTACTCTTCATAGATTGGGCATTCAAGCGTTTGAACCAACATTAGTTGAAGGCCGTGCTATTCGCCTTCATCCACTCGTTTGTACAGCCTATAACGCTGACTTCGATGGTGACCAAATGGCAGTTCACGTTCCACTTTCATCAGAAGCACAAGCTGAAGCGCGTCTATTAATGCTTGCAGCCCAAAACATTCTGAATCCGAAAGATGGAAAACCAGTCGTTACTCCTTCTCAGGACATGGTATTAGGAAACTATTACCTGACTCTAGAAAGAGATGGCGCTGTTGGAGAAGGTATGATTTTCAAGGATATTAATGAAGCGTTGCTTGCGTATCAGAATGGATATGTCCACCTACATACACGTGTGGCAGTTCATGCTGGTTCTTTGAAAAATCCAACATTTACACCGGAGCAAAATCAGAAGCTTCTTATTACAACAGTAGGGAAACTTATTTTTAATGAGATTTTACCAGCGTCATTCCCTTATATAAACGAGCCTACAAGACAAAATTTAGAGGAAGAAACTCCAGCTAAATATTTTGTGGAAAAAGGGCAAGAAGTACTTTCGGTTATTCGTGAAATGCCGCTTGTGGATCCATTTAAGAAGAAGATTCTTGGTAATATTATTGCCGAAGTTTTCAAACGGTATAAAATCACTGAAACATCAAAAATGCTTGACCGCATGAAAGACCTTGGATTTAAGTACTCTACAAAAGCAGGTATTACAGTTGGTGTTTCTGATATTGTAGTACTTGGTGAAAAAGAGCAGATTATCCAAGAGGCGCAAGTAAAAGTTGATAATGTTATGAAGCAGTTTAGACGCGGTCTTATTACAGAGGATGAGCGTTATGATCGTGTTATCTCTATTTGGAGTGCTGCGAAAGACACTATTCAAGAAAAATTGATGAGATCACTAGATAAATCAAACCCAATCTTCATGATGAGTGATTCCGGAGCCCGTGGTAACGCGTCTAACTTTACCCAGTTAGCGGGTATGCGCGGACTGATGGCGAACCCGGCCGGTCGAATTATTGAGTTGCCTATTAGATCAAGTTTCCGTGAAGGCTTGACCGTATTGGAATACTTTATTTCTACTCACGGTGCTCGTAAAGGTCTAGCCGATACAGCACTAAAAACGGCGGACTCAGGTTATTTAACACGCCGACTAGTAGACGTGGCTCAAGACGTCATTGTTCGTGAAGATGATTGTGGTACAGATAGAGGCTTATTAATCAGTTCATTGAAAGACGGCACGGAAGTAATTGAAACTCTTGAAGAACGTCTAATTGGGCGACATGCAAGAAGGGCTATTAAACATCCGGAAACGAAAGAAGTAATTGTGCCTGAAAATGGTCTAATTACTGAAGATCTTGCTCAAGAGGTTACAGAAGCAAACATTGAACAAGTATGGATCCGTTCAGCATTTACTTGTAACACGCGCCACGGCGTATGTAAGAAATGTTACGGTCGCAATCTAGCAACAGGTCAAGAGGTTGAAGTAGGAGAGGCAGTAGGTATTATTGCTGCTCAATCTATCGGTGAACCTGGAACACAGTTAACGATGCGTACATTCCATACTGGAGGGGTTGCGGGAGACGATATTACACAAGGTTTGCCGCGTATCCAGGAATTGTTTGAAGCACGTAACCCTAAAGGGGTAGCTGTCATTTCTGAAATTGAAGGTGTTGTAGTAGGAATTAATGAAGGCAGAGACCGCCAGCATGAGATAGTTGTCCAAGGTGAAGTGGAATCCCGCACATACTCAGCGCCATACACTGCTCGTCTTAAAGTAGCAGTGAATGACCAAGTAGAACGCGGACAGGAGTTAACAGAGGGTTCGATTGATCCGAAGGAATTAATCAGAGTGAAGGACGTCACGGCTGTTCAAGAATACTTATTACGCGAAGTACAGAAGGTTTATCGTATGCAAGGGGTTGAAATTGGTGACAAGCACATCGAAGTAATGGTCCGCCAAATGCTTCGTAAAGTACGTGTCATTGATGCTGCTGAAACAGATGTATTGCCAGGGACTCTTCTTGACATTCATCAGTTTACAGATGCTAATGAAAAAGCGCTTCTTGCTGGTAAACTACCTGCTACAGGACGTCCAGTTTTACTGGGAATCACGAAGGCATCTCTTGAAACAGATTCATTCCTATCTGCTGCATCATTCCAAGAAACAACAAGAGTTCTTACAGATGCGGCAATTAAAGGAAAACGCGATGAGTTACTGGGATTAAAGGAAAATGTTATCATTGGTAAGCTAGTCCCAGCTG from Bacillus sp. DTU_2020_1000418_1_SI_GHA_SEK_038 includes these protein-coding regions:
- the rplJ gene encoding 50S ribosomal protein L10, which codes for MSSAIEQKKQTVEEIADKLKASVSTVVVDYRGLTVAQVTELRKQLREAGVEFKVYKNTLTRRAAEVAELTALNEVLTGPNAVAFSSEDVIAPAKIINDFAKKNDALEIKAGVIEGNVATAEEIKALAELPSREGLLSMLLSVLQAPIRNLALAAKAVADQKEEQGA
- the rplA gene encoding 50S ribosomal protein L1, coding for MAKKGKKFLEAAKLVDRMKAYPIEEAIDLAKKTNFTKFDATVEVAFRLGIDPKKADQNIRGAVVLPNGTGKTQRVLVFAKGEKAKEAEAAGADYVGDADYINKISQGWFEFDVIVATPDMMGEVGKLGRVLGPKGLMPNPKTGTVTFDVEKAVNEIKAGKVEYRTDKAGNIHVPIGKVSFENEKLIENFNTIFETMLKVKPSAAKGTYMKNVSVTSTMGPGVKVDPSTVTVK
- the rpmG gene encoding 50S ribosomal protein L33, coding for MRKKVVLACKECGSRNYSTMNNKDSERLELKKYCKTCSNHTIHRETK
- a CDS encoding class I SAM-dependent methyltransferase; this translates as MSEHYYSKTQSTESNPKYWNFTLKGHPFRFKTDNGVFSKSEVDFGSRLLIETFEQPAIEGNILDVGCGYGPIGLSAAKLMEDRLVHMVDVNSRALALARENAELNKVKNVCIYESDRLENVKDDKFAAILTNPPIRAGKKVVQDIFEQSYQKLQKGGDLWVVIQKKQGAPSAIEKLSEFFSEVETVEKKKGYYILRAKKD
- the rplL gene encoding 50S ribosomal protein L7/L12, giving the protein MTKEQIIEAVKSMTVLELNDLVKAIEEEFGVTAAAPVAVMGGAAGAAVEEKTDFDVILASAGDQKIKVIKVVREITGLGLKEAKELVDNTPKAIKEGASKEEAEEIKAKLEEVGAGVEVK
- the nusG gene encoding transcription termination/antitermination protein NusG produces the protein MEKNWYVVHTYSGYENKVKANLEKRVESMGMQDKIFRVIVPEEEETDFKNGKKKVVKRKVFPGYVLVEIVMTDDSWYVVRNTPGVTGFVGSAGHGSKPTPLLPEEVNVILKRMGVEERRVEINFEIGEMVQVKEGPFANFTGSIEDIDRDKAKIKVLVNMFGRDTPVELDFSQIEKL
- the rplK gene encoding 50S ribosomal protein L11, producing MAKKVIKIVKLQIPAGKANPAPPVGPALGQAGVNIMGFCKEFNARTAEQAGLIIPVEITVFEDRSFTFITKTPPAAVLLKVAAGIQSGSGEPNRNKVATVKRDKVREIAETKMPDLNAASVEAAMLMVEGTARSMGIVIED
- the sigH gene encoding RNA polymerase sporulation sigma factor SigH; this encodes MLGTVGGILVDTDLKTIDENNLGYTQLEDEELIDLVHKGESEALDYLIHKYRNFVRAKARSYFLIGADKEDIVQEGMIGLYKAIRDFKEDKLSSFKAFAELCITRQIITAIKTATRQKHIPLNSYVSLDKPIYDEESDRTLMDVISGAKVMDPEELIINQEEFDHIEVKMSELLSDLERKVLSLYLDGQSYQEISEELNRHVKSIDNALQRVKRKLERYLEIREITL
- a CDS encoding NYN domain-containing protein, whose protein sequence is MDILLVDGYNVIGAWPELRELKKKDLAAARDRLIEKMAEYQGYSGYRVIVVFDAHYVKGTEKKFKDSKVEVIFTRTNETADERIEKLAISLSNIKTQVHVATSDYTEQWAIFGQGALRKSSRELLNEMNTIESKIEKKVKKIQEKQPFSRIPLSKEMAEIFEKWRRGDQ
- the secE gene encoding preprotein translocase subunit SecE, which codes for MQRILNFFRDIGREMKKVSWPKRKEMTGYTVTVLATVAFFAVFFAVVDLGISELIRLILE